A window of Gossypium raimondii isolate GPD5lz chromosome 7, ASM2569854v1, whole genome shotgun sequence genomic DNA:
AATTTAAGCAAATTAGAATCTTCATTTCCCTTTTTACATGAATCTTCTATGATCATCATTTAGATCTCTGAATGATCTAGGAGTTGCGGTTAATTTATGCACAATTTATTGGCTCTTTAATTCTTTTAGCTGATactctattttccttttttcttcttttgttagGAACTGATGCAAGCAATTTCAATACTAGTGTAGCTGATCAGCAAGTAGGTTTGGCTCTCTTTTGAAGCCCATTGCTCCGActgaaattctttttttttttctttttattgttttgatactaAGGAAAGCTGGATTATAGTGTTTCCTCTGTAGGTTCACTCTTTTACGAGTATATTGTTGCCAAGGCCCAAtttctcattttgatttttagtaGATTTATGGTTTTGGCTTGAGCTCAGATATATAAGCCTGTTacatttgttttcttcaaaatctttTTCCAAACTTTAGTAGGCATCcgattttaaaggaataaataaaataatctactGAGTGATCTTGGTTATGTGTATGATCACTCAGGATCCTATAATTATTGAGGAAAGGTTGGGTTTGGATATCATGCATATTGGAATTATGTGCCCTTTATTACCTTTGTTCCTAGGTGACCCGTGTGCTTACTGTGTAGTTTTCCTTTTGGTGTCTGTTTTAAGGATGCTTCCTTATATGTTTTTCAGGCTGTACTGGAGACTGTAGCTAAAATCACTCATGAGAAGGGGAAGAGAAATGATACACAAGAGACAAAGTATGAGAATACATTTATTTTTGGaggaataaaaatttaataaataatttttttttttgtgagttGACTTTTTTTCCCAACATTATCAACAGTGGTACAAGAGCATTCCAGATTCAAGATGTCTTTTCCCTGGAAAATGAAGATTCTGATGAGACGACAACCTTGATTGATAAAAAGGTGGGTCAAATGTTAGTTCCTCCCCCCGGCCCCCCTCTCTCTCTCATGTGTAGCAGGATTAACTATGCAGTTTTATGTTGATTGCTTTTGCTTTTAATTGAATCCATTCTAATTTGCCTTTCTCATTTGATGTTAGGATAATGTGTTTGTAATGTCAAATAGAAAATCCAAGTATCCAGTGCTCCAAGTTGATTTGAGGTTAGCATCTTTATCTCCTTTATCCTTGCACTATCTGATACAGTCTCCGGTTCCATATTACTACAAGTTGGTTGGCATTGTGATGAACAATTGAAAACTATTCCTGTTTGGTTCTGGTGCTGCCATTGAGTTTTGATTATGAATATAACATACAACTGAGATTTATGGTGTAGTAAATTGTCCTGttatccaataaaaattatttgtaacaTACTGTATCACCCTTGTGCAGATTGATATCAGATTTGGTGGTTGTCATAGTCTCTGCTGCCATTGGTGGTATTATCTTTTCATGTCTGGGGCAACCGGTATGTTTATCTAAAATTAGCATTTATTTACTTTGCGTTCAacagttgtttttctttttcttgagtTTGATATGCAGCTCTATCACGAAAGTTGCAAGAAAGAAGTTGTCTTTTTGCAAGAAAGAAGTTGTCTTTCTTTACTTTTCCTAAACCTATGCACATGATAGGTTATTGTGGGCTATCTTCTGGCGGGTTCACTTATTGGACCAGGGGGTTTGAAATTCATTAGTGAAATGGTACAGGTATGTTGTTTATAATAGCTCGAGCTTCTTGTTTCTTAATAATGGAGTTTTGTATGACTTAATGTTTTAGTACACGTTATTTTCTAGTATTCAGATAGCTTCACTGATGGTACCATGGAGGGGAAACATGCCTTATGATCCATGTTAAAGATTTTGTCtgggaaaatattttatttttctttgttaataAATTCCTGAGACTTGCTTGGAATTATATCCCAAAAATGTGACTTTTCCCtgttcatttattatttaaaaaaatttcagctGATAGCAGGTAATAATGCCTAAATTATATCATCTAAAATTCATTCTCTGATGTCTTTtgcaaaaaacaaaacaaataagaaagaaaaaataaagaaagaaaagaaaatgcaatTAGTGATAtgattttctatatttttaatattttggcgATATGCTCGTTCTTTTTTCGTAGGTTGAAACTGTTGCACAGTTTGGTGTTgtctttcttctttttgctcTTGGGCTGGAGTTTTCTTTGGCAAAGGTTGGATGTTTTGGGAGTGAATTCTTACTTTCAGATGCTTTAGCATAGAAATTTccgtattttatttaatgaaagcTGTTTCAACTAATTCTTTCTGCAGTTAAAAGTTGTGGGGCCAGTTGCTGTTTTTGGAGGACTACTtcaaattgttatatttatgtGCTTGTGTGGCATAATTGCAGTGGTAAGGTCTTCCTAGCACTTTGGTCATGTCTCCAACTAAGAGCACTTGTAATTGTAAGATGGACACTAAAATAAGATATCTCTTAATCTTGCAGTTATGTGGAGCAAATTTATCTGAGGGTGTATTTGTTGGCTCCTTCCTCTCAATGTCATCAACAGCAATTGTACTTTACTATTCTCGATTATGTTGcgagtatttttcttttatttttggttgcTGTTTGATGCACTTAATGGTCATCCAttctttctttatatttttatcaggTTGTGAAGTTTTTAGTAGAACGAAGTAGCACTAATTCTCTTCATGGTCAAGTTACTATTGGGACTCTAATTTTTCAGGTTGAAGAGAAGTGATGACCTATCAAgtatctataatttatttacaatttggaTTCAGAAACTTGTTCTTGTTGCTGCATATCCATTCATCCCTTACCTCTGGCCGTTTCAGGATTGTGCTGTTGGTTTGTTATTCGCTTTGCTCCCAGTTTTGGGTGGTAGCAGTGGCTTGCTACACGGGATGGTTTCAATGGGAAAGCTGTAAGTTCCTTACCTATCCTCTTTTACTTTTTGTTATCCTTCTGTTTCTGCCCTTATTTCCAAAATTAGCTTTTGAGCTGTTGTTGGTGGTTGACTTAAATGGATCTGACTCTTGCTGATGATCAATGTCAGGATATTGGTATTATCAATTTATCTTACTGTTGCATCACTATTGTCTTGGTCATTTGTTCCTCGATTCCTAAAGTTAATGATGCAGATATCATCTCAAGTAAGTTGTTAacatattttatctcttttattatgtaacttgatttgaataagttcaaaattttagttcatttggtttcattttgttATCCAGACAAATGAACTTTATCAGCTTGCTGCTGTGGCTTTCTGCTTATTGTCTGCTTGGGTAAGTTTTGTGCTTGAAATGATTACAATACAACTGCTATATCGCTGCATGCAAAATTTCCCCATGACCTTTTTAACACTCTTGAACTTCTGTAATCCTCACAGTGCAGTGATAAGATGGGTCTCAGCCTTGAGTTGGGTTCATTTGTTGCTGGAGTTATGATATCTACTACTGACTTTGCGCAACATACACTAGACCAGGTAATCACTGATTATTGGCAAGGCCTCTTACCTATGTACTTTAGTGTATATTCTTATCTTTGCCTTGAAGGGGTTTATTctatttaacttttcaattagtGTCTTAAGAATTTTCAAGGCTTAGCTTGTTTACATTCTTATTTAGTCTGTTTTAGGTCATGCATTGTTAGTCCATGGGGGCATGAATGAAAATCTATAAATGCAAGGTCTATTCTATTTTGAGTCAAGGCTCAAGGGTTCATTCTTAATATTGGAATTTATGTACTGGTTAACGTTTTGTTACGCATTGGAGAGTGTGCTGTAGGAGATTTGAGCCTAAAATAGGCTAAGTGGATATATTTCTTTGTTTTGCCAGATTATTTTATGAGCTGTGTTTCTATTCTAGGTGGAACCAATTCGTAACCTATTTGCAGCACTCTTCCTTTCTGGTATTGGGATGCTCATACATGTACATTTTCTGTGGAACCATGTGGATATACTACTGGCCT
This region includes:
- the LOC105783910 gene encoding K(+) efflux antiporter 5 isoform X1, with protein sequence MAICSSRRGVLGSVYCLVVVLSYARICLSARSDNEIRERFYGNLVNSSATGTGEGSIAKMFDRVLEKEFSENDQTEGTDASNFNTSVADQQAVLETVAKITHEKGKRNDTQETNGTRAFQIQDVFSLENEDSDETTTLIDKKDNVFVMSNRKSKYPVLQVDLRLISDLVVVIVSAAIGGIIFSCLGQPVIVGYLLAGSLIGPGGLKFISEMVQVETVAQFGVVFLLFALGLEFSLAKLKVVGPVAVFGGLLQIVIFMCLCGIIAVLCGANLSEGVFVGSFLSMSSTAIVVKFLVERSSTNSLHGQVTIGTLIFQDCAVGLLFALLPVLGGSSGLLHGMVSMGKLILVLSIYLTVASLLSWSFVPRFLKLMMQISSQTNELYQLAAVAFCLLSAWCSDKMGLSLELGSFVAGVMISTTDFAQHTLDQVEPIRNLFAALFLSGIGMLIHVHFLWNHVDILLASVILVIVVKTAVVCVVAKAFGYSVRTSFHVGVLLAQIGEFAFVLLSRASNLHLVEGKMYLLLLGTTALSLVTTPLMFKLIPYVMNLGVLLQWFPSESSSTNEEKVSIIEAHNRLH
- the LOC105783910 gene encoding K(+) efflux antiporter 5 isoform X2; its protein translation is MIKLKAVLETVAKITHEKGKRNDTQETNGTRAFQIQDVFSLENEDSDETTTLIDKKDNVFVMSNRKSKYPVLQVDLRLISDLVVVIVSAAIGGIIFSCLGQPVIVGYLLAGSLIGPGGLKFISEMVQVETVAQFGVVFLLFALGLEFSLAKLKVVGPVAVFGGLLQIVIFMCLCGIIAVLCGANLSEGVFVGSFLSMSSTAIVVKFLVERSSTNSLHGQVTIGTLIFQDCAVGLLFALLPVLGGSSGLLHGMVSMGKLILVLSIYLTVASLLSWSFVPRFLKLMMQISSQTNELYQLAAVAFCLLSAWCSDKMGLSLELGSFVAGVMISTTDFAQHTLDQVEPIRNLFAALFLSGIGMLIHVHFLWNHVDILLASVILVIVVKTAVVCVVAKAFGYSVRTSFHVGVLLAQIGEFAFVLLSRASNLHLVEGKMYLLLLGTTALSLVTTPLMFKLIPYVMNLGVLLQWFPSESSSTNEEKVSIIEAHNRLH